Genomic segment of Andrena cerasifolii isolate SP2316 chromosome 7, iyAndCera1_principal, whole genome shotgun sequence:
ggcttttgttacggtatgctttggctcggttggtcaacgactcacgcggatttctctccgaaaatccattttgcgtgcccttgcgaaccctttcacgtatcgtgcgccgaaaaaagtattaaaaattcatgcttacccttcgcctttccttctttcctgaatttcttttaatcgaatgattgcttggcagttccctagattctatatctaaaccgaagggatcgatggaactttgtttccatccatctctttggtttagtaggcttcatatacagggagatcgatggaactttgattccatctatctctcgaaatagccaataaacatttatcgttatgtagcatataggttatattttctgtcactacgGAGGGGACCACatccacataataatcacgcgcatccagcttgcgcattttcactagacCGGACGGCTGCATGGAAGGGGTACCTTTCCCACCCTGCATTAGTGGTAGTTGAAACTGGTTAAAACTATATTCTTGATCCCGGACCGGTGTATGTACACATACGTATCTAGATTTACGTTAAGACAGTTAAGAAGAAATGAACACTTTCGAATTTCGATTGCTAAATGAACCGAGCCAGTCTCTTGCCATCATCATGAAACGCGATAATTAAATCTTCGAATTCGGGTGTGTCGGATCGACAGAGACAATGATTGTGACAACGAAACTCTACGAGGCTAGTGCTACACATTATAATTACGCGATATAAAACGTGAAAGGAATGGCAACAGCTCAAGGTACACCGGAATCGGATACTGGAAGCTTCGAATGCTTCCAGAATTATACCGCGCCGGAGGTATTTGTACAAGGTTTGGCCGGTATTGTCGACCAACAGGACGTAGAATCCATGATAAGGGCTCAAAAGCAAATGTAAGACTGTTACCTCGAGTCCGAGGATGTTTACACGCAAGATTCCGTTGTTTATCGGCTCATTAATTTCGTAGGCTGCAAAGATTTGAGAAGACCAACGAGATGTTAACCAATTGCAACCAGTTGTCGATAAATAGGCTAAAGACTGCTGGAAGCGAATTTAAGAAACATACAGCATTGTTGGTAGAAATGAAGAAGGATCTGGATTATATCTTTAAGAGGATACGTATCGTCAAGAACAAGTTGAGCCAGCAATATCCCCAAGCTTTCAATGGTAGGTGTATATGTAAATAATTTGCACGACGTATCTTGAAAAGATAGTTCAGTGGAGTCACATATTTTGTTAATACAGAGGCAGTAAGAAGCAGTTTGGCAGAAGAAGTAATCGTCGAGGACGTAGATTGCGCTGTAAAACCGCTCGAGCCTGAAATTGTTCCATTACCAAGCGCGCCTCAGAATGTTATGGACCGAGATCCAGATTCCGATGGTAACCAAACTTGCACTACAAGTAAT
This window contains:
- the LOC143371132 gene encoding kxDL motif-containing protein CG10681 isoform X1 translates to MATAQGTPESDTGSFECFQNYTAPEVFVQGLAGIVDQQDVESMIRAQKQMLQRFEKTNEMLTNCNQLSINRLKTAGSEFKKHTALLVEMKKDLDYIFKRIRIVKNKLSQQYPQAFNEAVRSSLAEEVIVEDVDCAVKPLEPEIVPLPSAPQNVMDRDPDSDVPVEEFQFAKLRKRRIKSNDSSSTESTNSHSNADTSPCSSDIG
- the LOC143371132 gene encoding kxDL motif-containing protein CG10681 isoform X2, whose product is MATAQGTPESDTGSFECFQNYTAPEVFVQGLAGIVDQQDVESMIRAQKQMLQRFEKTNEMLTNCNQLSINRLKTAGSEFKKHTALLVEMKKDLDYIFKRIRIVKNKLSQQYPQAFNEAVRSSLAEEVIVEDVDCAVKPLEPEIVPLPSAPQNVMDRDPDSDDAVASFYFPIVYGCAIVPPLPTIAT